From a single Bacteroidales bacterium genomic region:
- a CDS encoding sugar ABC transporter substrate-binding protein — protein sequence MKTRILSRMAIASLFLLFLFSGCSSKKQVGLLMDSFAQERWAKDKQIFEKRIRELNGQLLFDTANGNPDRQFEQARKLLEAGVDVLVVVPVDQYQAAKIVKLAHKHGVPVISYDRLIRNCDLDLYISFDNMEVGRLQAEYLTRVCPKGKYAIISGPTSDHNSLMIKTGQLNVLGPYIDRGDIRVVFDKFVPRWDKDESYKLMKECLKQHPDINAVLVANDDLATGVVNALEEKNLAGKVWVSGQDADQIACERIMAGKQVMTVYKPIENIAISAADFAMKVAKESAVPSLNMSINNGMYMVPALLLQPSVVNKETIKLTIVPDSTGT from the coding sequence ATGAAAACCCGAATCTTATCGCGGATGGCTATTGCCTCCCTGTTTCTTTTGTTTCTTTTTTCAGGATGTTCTTCCAAAAAGCAGGTGGGACTTTTAATGGATAGCTTCGCCCAGGAACGATGGGCAAAGGATAAACAGATTTTTGAAAAACGCATCAGGGAACTCAACGGCCAGCTGCTGTTTGATACTGCCAACGGAAATCCTGACCGGCAGTTCGAACAGGCCAGGAAACTTCTGGAAGCTGGTGTGGATGTGCTTGTTGTTGTTCCGGTTGATCAGTACCAGGCTGCCAAAATAGTCAAACTGGCCCATAAACATGGGGTTCCGGTAATTTCGTACGACCGCCTCATCCGGAACTGCGATCTCGATCTGTATATTTCGTTCGATAATATGGAAGTTGGCCGCCTGCAGGCCGAATACCTTACAAGGGTGTGCCCGAAAGGCAAATATGCCATTATCAGCGGACCTACATCCGACCATAATTCCCTGATGATCAAAACCGGCCAGCTGAATGTGCTTGGTCCGTATATTGACCGCGGCGATATCAGGGTTGTATTCGACAAATTTGTGCCGCGATGGGATAAGGATGAAAGCTACAAGTTGATGAAGGAATGCCTGAAACAGCATCCCGACATCAATGCTGTGCTGGTAGCCAATGACGATCTGGCCACCGGGGTGGTCAATGCTCTGGAAGAGAAAAATCTGGCCGGAAAGGTGTGGGTTTCTGGCCAGGATGCTGACCAGATTGCCTGTGAACGAATTATGGCCGGGAAACAGGTGATGACGGTGTATAAACCAATTGAAAATATTGCCATCAGCGCCGCCGATTTTGCCATGAAGGTCGCAAAGGAATCTGCCGTTCCTTCACTCAATATGAGTATCAATAACGGTATGTATATGGTTCCTGCTTTGCTGCTCCAGCCCAGTGTGGTCAACAAGGAAACGATAAAACTGACCATCGTGCCGGATAGCACCGGTACATGA
- the mnmE gene encoding tRNA uridine-5-carboxymethylaminomethyl(34) synthesis GTPase MnmE, whose product MQEDTICAIGSPPGQGAIAVVRISGPASFKALGQICSPQKAGKKLEEVPPGKMVRVWIRDGEAMLDDGMVCRYVSPHSYTGEDMAEIFCHGSVYIQQRLLQLLIACGVRLARPGEFTQRAFLNGKMDLSQAEAVADLIASSSGASHRLAMHQMRGGFSSEIAVLRKEMLHFVSLLELELDFSEEDVQFADRSELTALLDQVIEKIRTMARSFASGQALKNGIPVVIAGLPNVGKSTLLNTLLNEDRAIVSEIPGTTRDTIEDTLHIEGYLFRIIDTAGLRHSKDEIEAIGIRKTREKLRTARIVLLVIDLTEASSEIPGEIKALQLDTEQQIILVANKADKVPEEDLKKKVSELEQLNAGTVIPISAKKQNNLEMLRKELVNRAQSLTEGQDVLVTNLRHFEALDKARQALERAGTGLKEGIPTDLVAQDIREAMHYLAEITGEITTDEILGNIFKNFCIGK is encoded by the coding sequence ATGCAGGAAGATACCATATGTGCCATTGGAAGTCCCCCGGGACAGGGAGCTATAGCCGTAGTTCGAATCAGTGGTCCGGCATCGTTTAAGGCACTCGGTCAGATTTGTTCTCCGCAGAAGGCAGGAAAAAAACTGGAAGAAGTTCCCCCCGGAAAGATGGTTCGTGTATGGATACGGGATGGTGAGGCCATGCTCGACGATGGTATGGTATGCCGTTATGTTTCCCCCCACTCCTACACGGGAGAAGATATGGCAGAAATCTTCTGCCATGGCTCGGTTTACATCCAGCAGCGTTTGCTTCAGCTGCTGATTGCATGCGGCGTGCGGCTTGCCAGGCCGGGTGAATTTACCCAGCGCGCCTTTCTGAACGGCAAAATGGATTTATCGCAGGCCGAAGCGGTTGCCGATCTGATAGCTTCCTCATCGGGAGCCTCGCATCGTCTGGCCATGCACCAGATGCGCGGCGGTTTCTCTTCAGAAATTGCCGTCCTGAGAAAAGAGATGCTGCACTTTGTGTCATTGCTGGAGCTGGAACTTGATTTCAGCGAGGAAGATGTGCAATTTGCCGATCGCTCTGAACTTACGGCACTTCTTGATCAAGTGATAGAGAAAATACGCACCATGGCCCGGTCCTTTGCCAGCGGGCAGGCCCTAAAAAACGGAATTCCGGTTGTGATTGCCGGTTTACCCAATGTCGGCAAATCAACCCTTTTAAATACACTGCTCAATGAAGACAGAGCCATTGTTTCTGAAATTCCCGGAACAACAAGGGATACCATTGAAGATACCCTGCATATTGAGGGTTATTTGTTCCGGATCATCGACACGGCAGGACTGAGGCATTCGAAAGATGAAATTGAAGCAATCGGGATCAGAAAGACCAGGGAAAAACTCAGAACCGCACGAATTGTTCTTCTGGTCATTGATCTGACGGAAGCCAGCAGTGAAATACCCGGAGAGATAAAAGCCCTGCAACTGGACACCGAACAGCAGATAATTCTGGTAGCCAACAAGGCCGATAAAGTTCCGGAAGAAGACCTGAAGAAGAAAGTGTCGGAACTGGAACAGCTGAATGCCGGAACGGTAATTCCCATATCGGCAAAAAAGCAGAACAATCTTGAAATGCTGAGAAAGGAACTCGTTAACAGGGCACAGTCGCTGACCGAAGGGCAGGATGTACTGGTAACCAACCTGCGGCATTTTGAAGCCCTCGACAAAGCCAGGCAGGCACTGGAAAGAGCAGGTACAGGACTGAAAGAAGGCATACCCACCGATCTGGTGGCCCAGGACATCCGTGAAGCGATGCATTACCTGGCCGAAATAACCGGCGAGATCACTACCGATGAGATCCTGGGGAATATTTTCAAAAATTTCTGTATAGGAAAGTAA
- a CDS encoding helix-turn-helix transcriptional regulator, which translates to MKDRLLALMKAESLSPSQFADELSIQRSAVSHLVSGRNLPSYDVLVKILKRFPEVNPEWLLLGKGEMYRKPRTGTLFEQPLPSPETAADTVKTGGIREIRSSDPEKYGSSVPDAGKNTSRVKEILLLFADNTYQRFVPQQDKGQ; encoded by the coding sequence ATGAAAGATCGTCTCCTGGCTCTGATGAAGGCGGAATCGCTTTCTCCGTCTCAATTTGCCGATGAACTCTCCATTCAGCGGTCGGCGGTATCGCATCTCGTATCGGGACGCAATCTGCCCAGTTATGATGTGCTGGTGAAGATTCTCAAACGGTTCCCTGAGGTAAATCCCGAATGGCTTCTTCTGGGGAAGGGGGAAATGTACAGAAAACCCCGCACGGGAACTCTGTTTGAACAGCCTTTGCCTTCCCCTGAAACCGCCGCAGATACGGTAAAAACCGGGGGGATCCGGGAGATCCGTTCTTCCGATCCGGAAAAATATGGTTCCTCTGTTCCTGATGCCGGTAAAAATACTTCCAGGGTGAAGGAAATTCTTCTGCTGTTTGCCGATAATACCTACCAGCGCTTTGTGCCTCAGCAGGATAAAGGACAGTAA
- a CDS encoding quinone-dependent dihydroorotate dehydrogenase — MYRLLIRPLLFLIDPERIHHWLISGIRFLFKIPGKKSVVTHICKPRAVKLERNVFGLHFENPVGFAAGFDKNALVYNEFAAFGFSFIEIGTVTPRPQPGNPKPRLFRIPADQGLINRMGFNNDGAEAVRLRLLKNKPDIIIGANIGKNTSTPNHLAVEDYDFVLKTLYDVADYFVVNVSCPNIRDLSELQDKDMLRSILVRLTETRKSMPVRKPLLLKISPDLSFQQIDETLAIIDETGLDGIVATNTTLRRDNLLTPQEKLNTIGQGGLSGAPLSRRSTEIIRYIADKTGHALPIIGTGGIMTPEDAVEKLHAGASLIQVYTGFIYQGPFFVRSILKALINERV; from the coding sequence ATGTACAGACTGCTGATCCGCCCTCTTCTTTTTCTTATTGACCCCGAACGAATTCATCACTGGCTGATATCGGGAATCCGTTTTCTTTTTAAAATTCCGGGGAAAAAATCGGTCGTTACGCATATATGCAAACCTCGTGCGGTTAAACTGGAAAGAAATGTCTTTGGCCTGCATTTCGAAAATCCTGTTGGTTTTGCGGCCGGATTCGACAAAAATGCTCTGGTGTATAACGAATTTGCTGCTTTTGGTTTTTCCTTTATCGAAATCGGAACGGTTACTCCCAGGCCGCAACCGGGAAACCCTAAACCCCGCTTGTTCCGCATTCCGGCCGACCAGGGTCTGATAAACCGGATGGGGTTTAATAACGACGGCGCTGAGGCGGTCAGATTGCGGTTGCTGAAAAATAAACCTGATATTATTATTGGTGCTAACATCGGAAAGAATACTTCTACTCCCAATCATCTGGCGGTGGAGGATTATGACTTCGTGCTGAAGACTTTGTACGATGTGGCCGATTATTTCGTGGTGAATGTCAGTTGTCCCAATATCAGGGATCTGTCGGAACTGCAGGATAAGGATATGTTGCGCAGTATTCTTGTCCGGCTTACGGAAACCAGAAAGAGCATGCCGGTACGAAAACCGCTGCTGCTGAAAATTTCTCCGGATCTGAGTTTTCAGCAGATTGACGAAACTCTTGCTATTATTGATGAAACCGGTCTGGATGGTATTGTGGCGACCAATACTACTCTTCGCCGCGATAACCTGCTGACTCCTCAGGAAAAACTGAACACAATCGGACAGGGCGGATTGAGCGGGGCGCCTCTGAGCCGGCGTTCTACCGAAATCATCCGGTACATTGCTGATAAAACGGGTCATGCATTGCCTATCATTGGAACCGGCGGCATTATGACTCCCGAAGATGCCGTGGAAAAATTGCATGCCGGTGCTTCCCTTATCCAGGTTTATACGGGGTTTATCTATCAGGGTCCTTTTTTTGTCCGCTCTATCCTGAAAGCCCTTATAAATGAACGGGTTTAG